CTATTGGGAATTGCACCTTCACTTTTTTTCGCACTCGTGCTGCTAGGGATTGGCGGCTGCGGTGTTGCCGCTTTTCATCCAAAAGCCACCAGTCAAGCAGCAGCACTCGCCAGAGGGGAGAGAGGTTTTGCCATATCAATATTCCTGACGGGAGGAAACATCGGGCGCGGTCTCGGTCCCTTGCTCATCATGTATCTGGTGGTGTACCGTTACGGGTTGGAGTCGATGCCGTGGTGCATGTCCGCTGGGATCCTCATCGCGTTGCTTATTCCGAAAGTCTTGAAGACACCGCCGCCGGCAGCGGTGAATGTATCATCTCAAGTGGCAGCAGCACCCACAAACGGCTCTGCAAAACGAAAGAATCTTTGGGAAGCAATTCGTCCCCACTGGCAACCACTCCTTGTGCTTTATCTGCTCTCCGTCGTACGCACAATAACAGGAATTGGACTGGAAAATTTCCTCTCGTTATATCTTGATGACTTACAGTACTCCAACTTCGCACGGTCAGGAGTTATCGGACTGTTTATATTTGCTGGCTCGATGGGCATCATGGTAGGCGGATCGCTCTCCGATCGGATTAACTACTACGGTTTATTGCTGTTTTCTTTCATCGCCTCCGTCCCACTTTTATACCTCTCTCTGCATAGCACAGGAGGCACCTTTCTGGTTCTTCTCTTTCTAGGAAATTTTGTCCTCTCCAGTTCAACGACGATTAATATCGTTCTCGCCCAGCGATTGCTCCCTGAACACGAAAACATCGCTTCCAGTTTCATGATGGGTGCAGCATGGAGCATTGGCGGATTGTTGAGTATTCCGGTTGGACTGCTCGGCGACCACTTTGGACTGGCGAGGGTGTTGGACGGATTGGTGATGCTTCCATTGATAACGGTTGTGCTGATCCCCCTGCTGAAACAGAATGATACCAGATAAATCTAACACTACCCTCCGTAATCGGCTTTATCTGTTGACGTTCGCCCATGCCGTCGTCGATGCCTACTCCACGACGCTACCCCATCTTTTACCACTCCTGTTCAGAAAACTGGTATCGCAAACCACCTCTTGGAGTAGC
This region of Candidatus Poribacteria bacterium genomic DNA includes:
- a CDS encoding MFS transporter, producing MPKTSPFSPRKQLYFLTVVHTVIDSYATVLPHLLPLLLKKLASQTAARNSLAGIIISVYSTFSSLGQIFFGWASDRFQTLHFVTFGVAFTAIALSLLGIAPSLFFALVLLGIGGCGVAAFHPKATSQAAALARGERGFAISIFLTGGNIGRGLGPLLIMYLVVYRYGLESMPWCMSAGILIALLIPKVLKTPPPAAVNVSSQVAAAPTNGSAKRKNLWEAIRPHWQPLLVLYLLSVVRTITGIGLENFLSLYLDDLQYSNFARSGVIGLFIFAGSMGIMVGGSLSDRINYYGLLLFSFIASVPLLYLSLHSTGGTFLVLLFLGNFVLSSSTTINIVLAQRLLPEHENIASSFMMGAAWSIGGLLSIPVGLLGDHFGLARVLDGLVMLPLITVVLIPLLKQNDTR